From the genome of bacterium, one region includes:
- the pstC gene encoding phosphate ABC transporter permease subunit PstC — protein sequence MRREQKENLIRRLFCLFSLLSILFLLGIVIVLFKEGLPIFRKISLARFLSGKLWYPTYEPPDFGILPLLLGSLWVTLGALIIAVPLGIASAIYISEAAQPKIKTFIKPIIELLAGIPSVVYGFFGMVIVAPLVQKVFGLPVGLNAFTASILLGIMAIPTITSISEDAISAVPKSFKEASYALGANKWETTIRVTVPAAAGGISTAVILGMGRAIGETMTVLMVAGGAAVIPHSFFRPVRTMTATIAAEMGETVVGGDHYHALFAIAIVLFLMTLTFNIVADLLAQRFRRRLR from the coding sequence ATGAGAAGAGAGCAGAAGGAAAATCTAATCAGAAGACTGTTTTGCCTGTTTTCCCTGCTCTCTATTCTCTTTCTTCTGGGAATAGTAATAGTTTTATTTAAAGAAGGTCTGCCAATTTTTAGGAAAATTTCTCTGGCAAGATTTTTGTCAGGGAAACTATGGTATCCTACCTACGAACCCCCTGATTTCGGGATTCTGCCTTTGCTTTTAGGTTCTCTCTGGGTTACCTTGGGAGCATTGATTATTGCCGTCCCATTGGGTATTGCTTCAGCTATTTACATCTCAGAAGCGGCTCAACCAAAGATAAAAACGTTTATAAAACCGATAATAGAACTCCTTGCTGGTATCCCTTCCGTGGTTTACGGCTTCTTTGGAATGGTAATTGTAGCTCCTTTAGTACAGAAGGTATTCGGATTGCCTGTGGGCTTGAATGCATTTACGGCCTCCATTCTTTTGGGTATTATGGCTATCCCCACTATAACCAGTATTTCCGAAGATGCAATTTCGGCGGTTCCCAAGAGTTTTAAAGAAGCCTCTTATGCCTTAGGAGCAAATAAATGGGAGACGACTATTAGGGTAACTGTTCCTGCCGCCGCAGGAGGAATAAGCACCGCCGTTATTTTGGGCATGGGCAGGGCTATTGGCGAAACAATGACCGTGTTAATGGTTGCTGGTGGAGCGGCAGTTATTCCTCATTCTTTTTTCCGACCAGTACGTACGATGACTGCTACTATTGCTGCTGAGATGGGGGAAACAGTTGTGGGAGGCGATCACTACCACGCCTTATTTGCTATTGCTATAGTTCTTTTTCTAATGACCTTAACTTTTAATATTGTTGCTGACCTTTTAGCTCAGAGATTCAGGAGGAGATTACGTTGA
- the phoU gene encoding phosphate signaling complex protein PhoU, whose product MKRHFDEELKELNNQLLRMGAFVEEAIVLSVKALVNRDADLAEKVIKSDEAIDMLEMEIDELCLKLLALHQPAAVDLRFITSAMKINNDLERIGDQAVNIAERTHEIIKQPLLKPLIDIPRMATLAQKMTKDSIDALVNKDEALARDVCKRDKKVDILNDQVFRELLTYMMQDTKTITRAVELVLVGRHLERIADHATNIAEDVIYFVKGKTIKHHIENKKEQM is encoded by the coding sequence ATGAAGAGACATTTTGATGAGGAATTGAAGGAATTAAATAACCAGTTATTAAGGATGGGCGCTTTTGTTGAGGAAGCTATCGTCCTGTCAGTAAAGGCATTGGTAAATCGCGACGCCGATCTGGCAGAGAAAGTTATCAAATCCGATGAAGCAATAGATATGTTGGAGATGGAAATAGATGAGCTATGTCTTAAGCTTTTGGCGCTTCATCAGCCGGCAGCGGTAGATTTGAGGTTTATTACTTCAGCAATGAAGATTAATAATGACCTTGAACGTATAGGTGATCAGGCAGTTAATATTGCTGAACGTACTCATGAGATAATTAAGCAACCACTCCTTAAACCTTTAATAGATATCCCGCGTATGGCAACATTAGCTCAGAAGATGACAAAAGATTCTATTGATGCCTTAGTAAATAAAGATGAGGCGTTAGCCAGAGATGTATGCAAGAGAGATAAGAAAGTAGATATCTTAAATGATCAAGTATTTAGAGAACTCCTAACTTATATGATGCAGGACACTAAGACGATTACAAGAGCGGTAGAACTTGTTTTGGTGGGAAGGCACTTGGAGCGCATAGCTGACCACGCTACAAACATTGCTGAGGACGTTATTTATTTTGTGAAAGGTAAGACAATAAAACATCATATAGAAAATAAAAAAGAGCAAATGTAG
- a CDS encoding phosphate ABC transporter substrate-binding protein: protein MKRMILQGLLGLSILGLMTQGVCAGSNDRLVIQGSTTVLPIAQNCAEVFMQKHPKADISVRGGGSGTGIAGLIDGICDIADSSRPIKSKELTNAVNRKVDPVAHIVAMDGIAVIVHISNPVSKLSLTQLKDIYTGKVSNWNQLGGENKEIVAISRDVASGTYECFSKLALKKERVRPDALLQASNAAVVSTVKQTKGAIGYVGMGYLSSNVKGLAVEDIQPSIETVQKGTYPISRPLFMYTNGKPKGLAKDFMDFVLSEDGQEIVKKQGFVSLK from the coding sequence ATGAAAAGAATGATTTTACAAGGATTGTTAGGACTGTCTATTTTGGGACTAATGACACAGGGTGTCTGCGCAGGAAGCAATGACCGGCTTGTTATTCAGGGCTCAACTACTGTCCTGCCAATTGCCCAGAATTGCGCTGAAGTATTTATGCAAAAACATCCGAAAGCGGATATTTCAGTTAGGGGCGGCGGCTCAGGAACAGGTATTGCTGGTTTAATTGACGGAATATGCGATATTGCTGATTCTTCACGGCCAATAAAGAGCAAGGAACTAACTAACGCGGTAAACAGAAAAGTTGATCCTGTTGCTCATATAGTTGCTATGGATGGAATCGCGGTAATTGTGCATATTTCAAATCCAGTTAGCAAGCTCTCTCTTACTCAGCTTAAGGATATCTATACTGGCAAGGTATCTAACTGGAATCAGCTTGGAGGAGAAAATAAAGAAATAGTTGCGATCTCAAGGGACGTTGCGTCCGGAACTTATGAGTGTTTCAGCAAATTAGCCCTGAAGAAAGAGCGTGTTCGTCCTGACGCGCTTCTGCAGGCATCAAACGCGGCTGTTGTCTCAACAGTTAAACAAACGAAAGGCGCTATTGGTTATGTAGGGATGGGATATTTAAGCTCTAATGTTAAAGGGCTGGCTGTGGAGGATATTCAACCTTCAATTGAGACTGTGCAAAAAGGAACATATCCTATTTCCCGTCCGCTGTTTATGTACACGAACGGCAAGCCAAAGGGATTGGCTAAGGATTTTATGGATTTTGTTTTAAGCGAAGATGGACAGGAAATTGTTAAGAAACAGGGTTTTGTTTCCTTAAAGTAG
- a CDS encoding putative porin: MGKMSRFLLSVVVFLVVSFSSVSFAGEIDILVEKLIAKGILTPVEGQVILEETKQEVTKKIAQGKSYAVPEWVQNTKLKGDLRLRYQWEDPTDAIDRSRERYRLRLGVESKINDNMKVHAGIASGSNDPRSTNETLDDTFETKGAMLDYAYAEWLAAPWATVKAGKIQGVKNCLFTTSDLLWDGDINPEGVSLLLNKKIGNLELFANAGYWILDEWSASAHDPSMYVIQPGFKYKFNGNTHLKAGVACYNFENIVGNSQLEHSSATNTTTGGKLKYSYNSINPNIEFGMKQPLNGLVPYAAIFGEYVVNPDRSEANEGYLCGVKFGAEKVKKLHDWQFKYMYRELEKDAWLDTFPDSDAMGGGTDIKCHELVLAYGLGKNTALGLDYYYGDSIGGVEAHHIFQVDWTLKF; encoded by the coding sequence ATGGGGAAAATGAGTAGGTTTCTACTAAGTGTTGTTGTCTTTCTAGTGGTAAGTTTCTCAAGTGTATCCTTTGCAGGTGAAATTGACATTCTTGTTGAGAAACTTATAGCAAAAGGGATTCTTACGCCGGTTGAGGGACAGGTTATTCTGGAAGAAACAAAGCAGGAGGTTACCAAAAAAATAGCGCAGGGTAAATCTTACGCTGTTCCTGAATGGGTTCAGAATACGAAGCTCAAAGGAGATTTAAGGTTGCGTTATCAATGGGAAGATCCTACAGATGCGATTGATCGGAGCAGAGAAAGGTATAGACTTAGACTTGGCGTTGAGTCAAAGATTAATGATAACATGAAGGTACATGCAGGGATAGCTTCTGGAAGTAATGATCCTCGCTCTACTAACGAAACTCTGGACGATACCTTTGAGACCAAGGGCGCAATGCTGGATTACGCCTATGCCGAGTGGCTGGCTGCGCCTTGGGCAACAGTTAAAGCAGGAAAGATACAGGGCGTAAAAAATTGTCTTTTTACAACCTCTGATCTTCTCTGGGATGGCGATATTAATCCTGAAGGAGTTTCGCTCCTGTTAAACAAAAAGATAGGAAACCTAGAGCTATTTGCGAATGCAGGGTACTGGATCCTTGATGAATGGAGCGCTTCGGCGCATGATCCATCTATGTATGTGATTCAGCCGGGATTTAAGTATAAATTCAATGGAAACACTCATTTAAAGGCGGGAGTGGCATGCTACAACTTTGAGAATATCGTAGGAAACAGCCAATTAGAACACTCTTCAGCAACTAACACTACTACAGGCGGCAAACTGAAGTATAGTTACAATAGTATCAATCCAAACATAGAATTCGGTATGAAGCAGCCATTAAATGGATTGGTTCCTTACGCGGCTATTTTTGGCGAGTATGTTGTAAATCCGGATCGTAGTGAGGCAAATGAGGGATATCTATGCGGAGTCAAATTCGGAGCTGAAAAGGTTAAAAAACTCCATGATTGGCAGTTCAAGTATATGTACAGAGAGCTTGAGAAAGATGCGTGGCTGGATACATTTCCTGATTCCGATGCAATGGGCGGAGGAACTGACATAAAATGCCATGAGCTGGTTCTTGCCTATGGATTAGGGAAAAACACGGCGTTGGGGCTTGATTACTACTACGGAGACAGCATTGGAGGCGTGGAAGCGCACCATATTTTCCAGGTTGACTGGACATTGAAGTTCTAG
- a CDS encoding phosphoribosylanthranilate isomerase gives MFTTPKIKICGITNLKDIELVSSSGADYAGILLNVAASSRSVDGEKAESLCRKARIPIVVLLWQPTFKEIEIAYNRLKPYAFQLLSQEEPELVTEIKSKIPDVMVWKSIHLPSSEQGISQGIDINIGDMRTRIEAYIDSGVDVILIDTVYRSNNGIQHGGTGKISNWNTVVELFKNLDVPLFLAGGITPSNVKDAINQVNPYGIDVASGVEKEKGIKDPVKVRELIKIVRRIEEHG, from the coding sequence ATGTTTACAACCCCTAAAATTAAAATTTGCGGCATTACAAATCTTAAGGATATAGAACTAGTTTCATCCTCAGGTGCTGATTATGCAGGGATTTTGCTCAATGTTGCTGCTTCTTCACGTAGCGTTGACGGGGAAAAAGCGGAAAGTTTATGCAGAAAAGCGAGAATACCCATTGTTGTTCTTTTATGGCAACCTACATTCAAAGAAATTGAAATTGCATATAATAGATTGAAGCCGTATGCATTTCAACTGCTCAGTCAGGAAGAACCAGAACTGGTGACAGAGATAAAATCAAAAATCCCGGATGTAATGGTATGGAAATCCATACATCTGCCGTCTTCAGAACAGGGCATTTCCCAGGGCATTGATATCAATATCGGAGATATGAGAACAAGAATAGAGGCTTATATAGATAGTGGTGTTGATGTAATTCTTATCGATACAGTTTATAGATCTAATAATGGTATTCAACATGGTGGAACAGGCAAGATTTCCAATTGGAACACAGTAGTTGAGCTCTTTAAAAATCTGGATGTACCTCTGTTCCTTGCAGGAGGAATAACGCCTTCTAATGTCAAGGATGCTATAAACCAAGTCAATCCCTATGGTATTGATGTTGCAAGCGGTGTGGAAAAAGAAAAAGGAATAAAAGATCCTGTGAAAGTCAGGGAATTAATAAAAATAGTGAGGAGGATTGAAGAACATGGCTAA
- the topA gene encoding type I DNA topoisomerase translates to MPKSLVIVESPAKAKTINRYLGSDFVVKASMGHIIDLPAKEFGVDIEHDFDPKYVVIKGKQKILKELAAQAQKSDVVYLATDPDREGEAISWHLKNSICKGKKVLRVLLHEITESSVKTAFNNSSDIKMDKVNAQQARRILDRVVGYKISPVLWKTVGRNLSAGRVQSVTVRIIIDREREIEKFKPEEYWAIIADLKTSAGENLKAKLSKIKVTNKAQADKISEDIKNEEFVVSKTNIKTQERSASPPFTTSRLQQEASSKLHFSSTRTMRIAQQLYEGVETTKGTAGLITYMRTDSVRISAEAINAVRNYIKNKYGEQYVPPKPNFYKSKKTAQDAHEAIRPTSASRNPEAIKKFLTDDQFKLYKLIWNKFVASQMAPAVIQSTTVEIKAGDYIFTASGSTVLFPGYMAIHGNDTKEDETKLPLLKEGDILKLLKLLPEQHFTKPPSRYTEGTLIRVLDEKGIGRPSTYAPTINTIQNRKYVIKVKGFFHPTNTGVLTNNFLIEKFSDILDIKFTADMESLLDLIENGKKDWLNVLKQFYVHFEKDLTQAETPEKTNVKCEKCGSPMVIRWRFGRKFYACSSFPKCKETKAIENDDPLIKDVSPQETEYKCEKCGSSMLIRTSRGGQFLACSGYPKCKNTKSLDKEGKIVERKPPEESDQVCEKCGNKMLIKMNRRGQKFLACSGYPKCRNAKPLPKSQV, encoded by the coding sequence ATGCCTAAATCACTTGTCATTGTTGAATCGCCTGCAAAAGCAAAAACAATCAACCGATATTTAGGTTCTGATTTTGTTGTAAAAGCATCCATGGGTCATATTATAGACTTGCCTGCAAAAGAATTCGGCGTAGATATCGAGCATGATTTTGATCCCAAGTATGTTGTCATAAAAGGCAAGCAAAAAATTCTGAAGGAACTGGCTGCGCAAGCGCAGAAATCTGATGTAGTCTATCTTGCAACTGACCCGGACAGAGAAGGCGAAGCAATATCATGGCACCTGAAAAACTCAATATGCAAGGGCAAAAAAGTTTTGCGCGTCCTTCTTCATGAAATCACAGAATCTTCGGTAAAAACCGCTTTTAATAATTCCTCAGATATTAAAATGGATAAAGTCAATGCTCAGCAGGCAAGAAGAATTCTGGACAGGGTCGTAGGGTATAAGATTAGTCCTGTTTTGTGGAAAACAGTGGGAAGGAACTTAAGCGCGGGAAGAGTTCAGTCTGTTACGGTGCGAATTATAATTGACAGAGAAAGAGAGATTGAAAAATTCAAGCCTGAAGAGTATTGGGCAATAATAGCTGATCTTAAGACTTCTGCCGGCGAAAATTTGAAAGCGAAGTTATCTAAGATTAAGGTTACAAACAAAGCGCAGGCGGACAAGATATCTGAGGATATTAAAAATGAGGAATTTGTCGTATCAAAGACAAATATAAAAACTCAGGAAAGATCCGCTTCTCCTCCATTCACAACAAGCAGGCTTCAGCAGGAGGCAAGTTCAAAATTGCATTTTTCATCTACAAGAACTATGAGAATTGCACAGCAACTCTATGAAGGAGTGGAAACAACTAAAGGAACAGCAGGATTGATCACGTACATGCGTACAGATTCTGTGCGTATATCAGCGGAAGCTATTAATGCAGTAAGAAATTACATAAAAAATAAATACGGAGAGCAGTATGTGCCGCCCAAACCTAATTTTTATAAAAGCAAAAAGACAGCGCAAGATGCGCATGAAGCAATTCGTCCGACAAGCGCTTCAAGGAATCCTGAAGCAATAAAAAAATTCCTTACAGATGATCAGTTTAAATTGTACAAGCTTATATGGAATAAATTTGTTGCAAGCCAGATGGCGCCTGCAGTCATTCAGTCCACAACAGTAGAGATTAAAGCAGGCGACTATATCTTTACTGCTTCAGGCTCAACTGTATTATTCCCGGGATATATGGCAATTCACGGAAATGACACTAAAGAAGACGAGACAAAACTCCCTTTGCTAAAAGAAGGTGATATATTGAAACTGCTAAAGCTATTACCTGAACAACATTTCACAAAACCGCCTTCCCGATATACAGAAGGCACTTTGATACGCGTATTGGATGAGAAAGGAATAGGAAGACCTTCAACTTATGCGCCGACAATTAATACTATACAAAACAGAAAATACGTAATAAAGGTAAAAGGATTCTTTCATCCTACAAATACCGGAGTACTTACAAATAATTTTTTAATTGAAAAATTCTCTGACATCCTTGATATAAAGTTTACCGCAGATATGGAATCACTTCTGGATCTGATTGAAAACGGCAAAAAAGACTGGCTTAATGTACTTAAGCAGTTTTATGTGCATTTTGAAAAGGACCTTACACAAGCTGAAACTCCGGAAAAGACCAATGTGAAATGTGAAAAGTGCGGGAGTCCTATGGTTATTAGATGGAGATTCGGCAGAAAATTCTATGCATGCAGCTCATTTCCAAAGTGCAAAGAAACAAAAGCTATTGAAAATGATGATCCATTGATAAAAGATGTATCGCCGCAGGAGACAGAATATAAATGCGAGAAATGCGGGAGCTCTATGCTGATAAGAACATCCAGAGGCGGGCAATTTCTGGCATGCAGCGGATATCCTAAATGCAAGAACACAAAGAGTCTTGATAAGGAAGGAAAGATTGTAGAAAGAAAGCCTCCTGAAGAATCGGATCAGGTTTGCGAAAAGTGCGGAAACAAAATGCTGATAAAAATGAACCGGCGAGGACAGAAATTCTTAGCATGCAGCGGCTATCCTAAATGCAGAAACGCAAAACCTCTACCAAAATCACAAGTATAA
- a CDS encoding Gfo/Idh/MocA family oxidoreductase, producing MLKVGIVGMGHMGERHINSYKNIDNVEVNAVNDVRINELKKKFDLEGIKTYEKFENLLNDECIDFVDICLPTFLHREYTIKALDAGKHVICEKPMAMNVEECDAMIEAQKKSNKFLMIAQCLRFWPEYEILKDYVSQNKFGRLLSLYLLRACQTPSWSWNNWLAQGSKSGGAILDLHVHDVDMVNYLLGMPEAVYSVGANAIEGGGIDILSTQYLYDKDIVATVDCNWVVEGGFGFEMSYRACFEEGTIIFSSKNNPKVTVYPKGKDSFVPELGTKDAYEKELSYFADCIEKDREPEIVTPKSTRDTIKIVTAELKSIESKGRVLV from the coding sequence ATGCTTAAAGTCGGAATAGTTGGTATGGGACATATGGGAGAAAGACACATTAATAGCTACAAGAATATAGATAATGTAGAGGTTAATGCAGTTAATGATGTGCGGATTAATGAATTAAAAAAGAAGTTTGATCTTGAAGGGATTAAAACATACGAAAAATTTGAGAATTTACTGAATGACGAATGTATTGATTTTGTTGACATATGCCTGCCCACATTTCTTCACAGGGAATATACAATTAAAGCGCTTGACGCAGGTAAGCATGTAATTTGTGAAAAACCCATGGCTATGAATGTTGAGGAATGTGACGCAATGATTGAAGCCCAGAAAAAAAGCAATAAATTTCTCATGATTGCACAATGCCTCAGATTCTGGCCGGAATATGAAATACTTAAGGATTACGTTTCCCAGAACAAGTTTGGCAGGCTTCTGTCATTATATCTGCTTCGGGCATGCCAAACCCCTTCCTGGTCGTGGAATAATTGGCTGGCACAAGGAAGTAAGAGCGGCGGGGCAATACTGGATTTGCACGTTCATGATGTGGATATGGTGAATTATCTATTAGGTATGCCAGAAGCTGTCTATAGTGTTGGAGCAAATGCAATAGAGGGCGGCGGAATTGATATATTGTCAACACAGTACTTATACGATAAGGATATTGTAGCAACAGTGGATTGCAACTGGGTTGTCGAGGGAGGATTTGGATTCGAGATGAGTTACAGAGCATGTTTTGAAGAAGGCACTATTATTTTCTCTTCCAAGAACAATCCCAAAGTTACAGTATATCCAAAAGGCAAGGATTCATTCGTTCCTGAACTTGGGACAAAAGATGCATACGAAAAAGAGCTATCATATTTTGCAGACTGTATAGAAAAAGACAGAGAGCCTGAAATAGTTACTCCCAAAAGCACTCGAGATACAATAAAAATAGTAACTGCTGAACTAAAATCGATAGAATCTAAAGGAAGAGTTCTGGTTTGA
- the dprA gene encoding DNA-processing protein DprA — translation MDNRTALLILNLIPGLGPIGIGNLIDKLGEPGAILETSESELRKTSGLRKSLLENIIHWEKFVDIERELALIKEKGIKIITILDDEYPFYLKNIHSPPAVLYIKTCSPFEFIPSIAIVGTRKASPYGEKITKELSMELTSRGFIIVSGMARGIDSIAHRAALNAGGKTIAVLGCGVDIVYPKENGELAEQIQKQGALISEFGMGTSPSRENFPRRNRIISGLSLGVIVTEASSRSGSLITTRFALEQGREIFSVPGKINAQNSEGVNGLIKHGAKLVQSVEDILAELHPAMYTNKIMRKKTRESVPLKPANLSSEEKKIYDTLSDEPVHIDKIMDKTQFSIGTLSQILLTLELKKIIRQVPGKMFIRI, via the coding sequence ATGGATAACCGTACAGCGCTTCTAATTTTAAATCTAATTCCAGGCTTAGGTCCAATTGGCATAGGAAACTTGATAGATAAACTTGGAGAGCCAGGAGCAATATTAGAAACATCAGAGAGTGAGTTAAGGAAAACCAGCGGTCTAAGAAAAAGCCTTTTAGAGAACATAATACACTGGGAAAAGTTTGTTGATATAGAGCGGGAACTAGCATTAATTAAAGAGAAAGGAATAAAAATTATTACAATTCTTGATGATGAGTATCCTTTTTATCTAAAGAATATCCATTCTCCACCAGCAGTACTCTATATTAAAACCTGTTCTCCTTTTGAATTCATTCCGTCAATAGCTATAGTTGGAACAAGAAAAGCCTCTCCTTATGGCGAAAAGATCACAAAAGAGCTAAGTATGGAGCTTACCTCGCGAGGCTTTATAATTGTGAGTGGAATGGCAAGAGGAATAGACTCCATTGCTCATAGAGCAGCTCTTAATGCGGGAGGTAAGACCATTGCTGTTTTAGGCTGCGGAGTTGACATTGTATATCCAAAAGAGAATGGGGAACTTGCTGAGCAAATTCAGAAACAGGGAGCTCTGATTTCAGAGTTTGGCATGGGAACCTCTCCATCAAGAGAGAACTTTCCAAGAAGAAACAGGATAATTAGTGGACTTTCTCTCGGGGTAATTGTTACTGAGGCTTCCTCACGCAGCGGCTCACTTATTACAACCAGATTTGCTTTAGAACAAGGTAGAGAGATTTTTTCTGTGCCGGGAAAAATCAATGCGCAAAATTCAGAGGGAGTGAATGGATTAATAAAGCATGGTGCAAAACTGGTGCAGAGTGTCGAGGATATACTTGCTGAACTCCATCCAGCAATGTATACGAACAAAATAATGCGCAAAAAAACCAGAGAGAGCGTACCTCTAAAGCCAGCGAATCTATCTTCGGAAGAGAAAAAGATATATGATACTCTGTCTGATGAACCTGTTCATATAGATAAGATCATGGATAAGACGCAATTCTCAATAGGCACTCTATCGCAGATTCTCTTGACCTTGGAGCTTAAAAAGATTATAAGGCAAGTTCCGGGTAAAATGTTCATAAGGATATAA
- the pstA gene encoding phosphate ABC transporter permease PstA, with amino-acid sequence MKLRKIREFLGFAILRLATVIILLTLFIIIYFIAVRGFKVVNWQFLTQMPRSGMTAGGILPAILGTFYLVVCAICFALPLGVAAAIYLTEYARQGLLIRIIRIGINNLAGVPSVVFELFGLAVFVKFFGFGISILSGGLTLGILILPTIIRASEESLFVVPQSFREASLALGATKWQTIRKVVLPNAVSGILTGSILGIGRAAGETAPILFTAVTFYSMRLPRSIFSEVQALPYHIYALMTEGTHPEAQISIAYGTALVLIFLVLGIDLVAIIIRNRFRRRKKW; translated from the coding sequence TTGAAACTAAGAAAGATTAGAGAATTTTTAGGTTTTGCGATATTAAGATTGGCTACAGTAATTATTCTGTTAACACTTTTTATTATCATTTATTTTATCGCTGTCAGGGGATTTAAAGTAGTTAATTGGCAATTCTTAACTCAGATGCCTCGTTCGGGAATGACTGCGGGAGGAATTCTGCCGGCGATTTTAGGCACATTTTACCTCGTTGTTTGCGCAATCTGCTTTGCCTTGCCTTTGGGAGTAGCAGCGGCAATATATTTAACTGAGTACGCAAGACAGGGTCTGTTAATAAGAATAATCCGTATTGGAATAAATAATCTTGCTGGGGTTCCTTCAGTGGTATTTGAGCTTTTTGGATTAGCGGTATTTGTTAAATTCTTCGGGTTTGGTATATCTATTTTATCAGGCGGTCTTACTCTTGGAATATTAATCCTGCCCACAATTATCCGCGCTAGTGAGGAATCGCTATTTGTTGTTCCGCAATCTTTTCGTGAGGCTTCTCTTGCTCTGGGCGCAACCAAATGGCAGACTATTCGCAAAGTGGTATTGCCAAATGCTGTCTCAGGAATATTGACAGGTTCAATATTAGGTATTGGCAGAGCTGCTGGAGAAACTGCGCCAATACTCTTTACAGCAGTAACATTCTATAGCATGAGACTACCTCGTTCAATATTTAGCGAAGTGCAAGCGCTTCCCTATCATATCTATGCTCTGATGACCGAAGGCACACATCCTGAGGCTCAAATCTCTATTGCTTACGGCACAGCTTTAGTTTTGATATTTTTGGTTTTAGGAATAGATTTAGTCGCAATTATTATACGTAATCGATTTAGAAGGAGGAAGAAGTGGTAA
- the pstB gene encoding phosphate ABC transporter ATP-binding protein PstB — translation MVIKISIRNLSVWYQDIQAVKNVSLDIEKNKVTAIIGPSGCGKSTLIRSINRMNDIIFGVKVKGEIILDGENVCGEEIDVVDVRRRIGMVFQKSNPFPKSIFENVAYGLKVNGYTNRREEVMQRVEQSLKGAALWNEVKDRLNDSALDLSGGQQQRLCIARALAVEPEVVLFDEPCSALDPTATAKIEELIQELKKKYTIAIVTHNMQQAARISDFCAFLMLGELIEFDKTDKMFTAPSKKVTEDYITGRFG, via the coding sequence GTGGTAATTAAAATTTCCATTCGTAATCTAAGTGTTTGGTATCAGGATATCCAAGCAGTAAAAAATGTAAGCCTTGATATCGAGAAAAACAAGGTTACTGCTATCATTGGTCCGTCGGGATGCGGTAAATCCACGCTTATTAGATCTATTAACAGGATGAACGATATCATTTTTGGAGTAAAAGTCAAAGGAGAGATTATACTTGATGGAGAAAATGTTTGCGGGGAAGAGATTGATGTGGTTGATGTAAGAAGAAGAATTGGAATGGTTTTTCAAAAATCCAACCCCTTCCCAAAATCTATCTTTGAAAATGTTGCTTACGGGCTTAAAGTCAACGGGTACACTAATAGAAGAGAAGAAGTCATGCAAAGGGTTGAACAATCCCTGAAAGGCGCAGCTCTCTGGAATGAGGTTAAGGACAGATTGAATGATTCAGCGTTGGATTTATCAGGCGGTCAACAGCAGCGCCTATGTATTGCCCGCGCATTGGCAGTTGAACCCGAGGTAGTTCTTTTTGATGAGCCCTGTTCCGCATTGGACCCGACTGCTACAGCAAAAATTGAGGAACTTATTCAAGAGTTAAAAAAGAAATATACCATTGCCATAGTAACCCACAATATGCAGCAGGCAGCCAGAATCTCCGATTTTTGTGCTTTTCTCATGCTTGGAGAATTGATAGAATTTGATAAGACCGATAAAATGTTTACAGCTCCTTCCAAAAAGGTTACTGAGGATTACATTACGGGAAGATTTGGATAG